A window of the Armatimonadia bacterium genome harbors these coding sequences:
- a CDS encoding sugar-binding protein, translating into MRRLLPLVLLALVSTSHAQTPEEVTLTVADFESGSAWPGGSGDKGGVGKGEIVATEAHGGKQCLAFHYDFSGTTGTAFLYARVQPNLALRGTPSKLTFWVKGDGSRRPLTVRLTEAGGEVWQRVVGQLDFTDWRRVTVPMTSQGAFSWGGPQDKTRGVLDLPVRLTDIIVDKASETAPATGVLYLDDFALTTVMAPEDRYDVKIDAPGLTISASARPQTIKAKVSVLSAYSKDAEAAVTWRLVDYRDRRIESGRETVQVPASGVVEIPLSLTLAEQGYFELSAVAQIEGVAYRSSLPLRILRPSAQTELNPESSIGINGHLASAAEMEMMQRGGIKWMRADWLWSVCQPQAGDFNWKTLDSRYEAARKAGISLLPILCYGVPWASTKPEGGTGDATRYIPRMEAWLAYVKAVVGRYKEGIHYWEVWNEPNIGFWLSSNEDYVRLLKETYTAIKQVDPTATVLMGGTAGAPPSYVEMLYKAGCKDFMDIVNVHPYQYPRVPDEGMAQAVRKVWEVMNRYGDGTKPIWVTEVGYPNHLASNGVTLHRQAECLARTYLCMLGMGVQKVFWYDYQNGNDPYYNEANFGVVFSDNRPKPCYFALKTISDLLGDARFVEQPAAPPGVAAYLFRRTDGTQVLALWAVKDRATVSLLQAGATRLTDLMGNTRVLKSEEAVGLELDGSPVFISSGKAPVISSIVPLKLEVSAAEVFPTTSMPVTVTVANPTSAPLEGVVDAELPGGWTIGKFAGRVQLAPGETRTFRLECAANPDTAYGPYELRFAFTGWAGSRRLRYTEAASVELKAPWKVEYSTTHEGASVRLAAEVTNLLDHSVRASAYWAAPGYLAGGRGDGGQRWELFRPGEPVTVQVPESWVPHATAAPYWSLLLKIDTLEMPPASYTTRFSGALAPRATEALLALPLDATMPGVLPLRYKEQVQQIANWGGVKDLSALAQVLWTEKDLVVRAVVRDDHSVQPFLGENTWQGDGLQFAVDPGYLHTPTSAYFEYAVALTQQGSEVYREAAAPGVTARTTAKATVEERTDGRVYTVRVPWSELGIKPAAGLRLGFSLLANDNDGGGRRGWIEWGGGIGWTKDPSLYLDVTLGE; encoded by the coding sequence ATGCGTCGACTGCTGCCACTCGTGCTCCTGGCCCTGGTCTCGACGAGCCATGCTCAGACACCCGAGGAAGTGACCCTGACTGTCGCCGACTTCGAGTCCGGTTCTGCCTGGCCGGGCGGATCAGGGGACAAGGGTGGCGTCGGCAAGGGCGAGATCGTCGCCACGGAGGCCCACGGTGGCAAGCAGTGCCTCGCCTTCCACTACGATTTCAGCGGCACGACGGGCACGGCCTTCCTCTATGCGCGGGTACAGCCGAACCTGGCTCTGCGCGGCACGCCCTCCAAGCTGACCTTCTGGGTCAAGGGAGACGGCTCGCGGCGTCCGCTGACGGTGCGCCTGACAGAGGCCGGAGGAGAGGTCTGGCAGCGAGTCGTGGGGCAACTCGATTTCACTGACTGGCGCAGGGTGACTGTGCCCATGACAAGCCAGGGCGCGTTCTCCTGGGGCGGTCCACAGGACAAGACCCGAGGCGTGCTCGACCTGCCGGTCAGGCTCACGGACATCATCGTCGACAAAGCCTCCGAGACTGCACCCGCGACCGGCGTCCTCTACCTGGACGACTTCGCCCTCACCACCGTGATGGCCCCCGAAGACCGCTACGACGTCAAGATCGATGCTCCCGGCCTCACGATCAGCGCCTCAGCCCGGCCGCAGACGATCAAGGCAAAGGTGAGCGTGCTGAGCGCCTACTCCAAGGACGCTGAGGCGGCGGTCACCTGGCGGCTGGTGGACTACCGAGACCGACGCATCGAGAGCGGTCGGGAGACGGTGCAGGTGCCCGCCTCAGGAGTGGTCGAGATCCCTCTCAGCCTGACGCTGGCCGAGCAGGGGTACTTCGAGCTGTCGGCGGTGGCGCAGATTGAGGGCGTCGCGTACCGGAGCAGCTTGCCCTTGCGTATCCTGCGGCCATCGGCACAAACGGAGCTCAATCCCGAGTCCTCCATCGGGATCAACGGCCACCTGGCCAGCGCCGCTGAGATGGAGATGATGCAACGCGGCGGGATCAAGTGGATGCGGGCCGACTGGCTGTGGAGCGTATGCCAGCCACAGGCCGGGGACTTCAACTGGAAGACCCTTGACAGCCGCTATGAGGCCGCGCGGAAGGCTGGAATCAGCCTGCTGCCGATCCTGTGCTACGGTGTGCCCTGGGCCAGCACGAAGCCCGAGGGCGGTACCGGCGACGCCACTCGCTACATCCCCAGGATGGAGGCGTGGCTCGCCTATGTGAAGGCTGTGGTCGGGCGCTACAAGGAGGGCATCCACTACTGGGAGGTCTGGAACGAGCCGAACATCGGCTTCTGGCTCAGCAGCAACGAGGACTACGTGAGGCTGCTCAAGGAGACCTACACCGCCATCAAGCAGGTTGACCCGACGGCAACCGTGCTCATGGGCGGCACGGCGGGTGCTCCGCCCTCCTATGTCGAGATGCTGTACAAGGCCGGCTGCAAGGACTTCATGGACATCGTCAACGTCCACCCGTACCAGTACCCGCGCGTTCCTGATGAGGGCATGGCCCAGGCCGTCCGCAAGGTCTGGGAGGTCATGAACCGCTACGGGGACGGCACGAAGCCGATCTGGGTGACGGAGGTCGGGTACCCGAATCACCTGGCCTCGAACGGCGTGACCCTCCACCGGCAGGCAGAGTGTCTCGCACGGACGTACCTGTGCATGCTCGGGATGGGTGTGCAGAAGGTGTTCTGGTACGACTACCAGAACGGGAACGACCCCTACTACAACGAGGCCAACTTCGGCGTGGTCTTCTCCGACAACCGGCCGAAGCCGTGCTACTTCGCCCTCAAGACGATCTCCGACTTGCTGGGTGACGCACGGTTTGTGGAGCAGCCGGCCGCGCCTCCGGGAGTTGCCGCCTACCTGTTCCGCCGCACGGACGGCACCCAGGTCCTGGCGCTGTGGGCGGTCAAGGACCGGGCGACCGTCTCCCTGCTGCAGGCCGGTGCGACACGTCTGACGGACCTGATGGGCAACACGAGGGTGCTCAAGTCCGAGGAGGCTGTGGGGCTGGAACTGGACGGTTCTCCGGTGTTCATCAGCTCAGGCAAGGCGCCGGTGATCTCGTCGATCGTGCCGCTGAAGCTGGAGGTGTCCGCCGCGGAGGTCTTCCCGACGACCTCGATGCCGGTGACGGTGACGGTTGCCAACCCGACCTCGGCACCGCTGGAGGGGGTCGTCGATGCGGAGCTTCCCGGCGGCTGGACCATCGGCAAGTTCGCTGGTCGAGTGCAGCTTGCGCCGGGAGAGACTCGCACCTTCCGGCTGGAGTGCGCGGCGAATCCCGACACAGCCTATGGTCCCTACGAGTTGCGTTTCGCCTTCACGGGCTGGGCGGGCTCAAGGCGTCTGCGGTACACGGAGGCGGCATCGGTTGAGCTGAAGGCCCCATGGAAGGTGGAGTACTCGACCACCCACGAGGGCGCCTCGGTGAGACTGGCGGCGGAGGTGACCAACCTACTGGATCACTCGGTCCGAGCGTCCGCATACTGGGCAGCCCCTGGCTACCTGGCGGGCGGTCGGGGTGATGGCGGTCAGCGCTGGGAGCTCTTCCGCCCTGGTGAGCCGGTGACCGTGCAGGTTCCGGAGTCCTGGGTGCCCCATGCGACGGCGGCGCCCTACTGGTCTCTGCTGCTGAAGATCGACACGCTGGAGATGCCGCCTGCGTCCTACACCACGCGGTTCAGCGGCGCCCTGGCTCCGCGAGCCACCGAGGCACTGTTGGCACTGCCGCTGGATGCGACCATGCCCGGAGTCTTGCCGCTGCGCTACAAGGAGCAAGTCCAGCAGATCGCCAACTGGGGCGGCGTCAAGGACCTCAGCGCCCTTGCACAGGTCCTGTGGACGGAGAAGGACCTGGTGGTGCGAGCGGTGGTGCGGGATGACCATTCGGTGCAGCCCTTCCTGGGCGAGAACACCTGGCAAGGCGACGGCCTCCAGTTCGCAGTGGACCCCGGCTACCTGCACACACCGACCTCGGCCTACTTCGAGTACGCGGTAGCGCTGACGCAGCAGGGCTCAGAGGTGTACCGCGAGGCCGCTGCACCCGGGGTCACCGCGCGGACGACCGCGAAGGCCACCGTCGAGGAGCGGACGGACGGACGAGTGTACACGGTGCGGGTGCCCTGGTCGGAACTGGGCATCAAGCCCGCGGCAGGCCTGCGCCTGGGGTTCTCGCTGCTCGCCAATGACAACGACGGCGGAGGACGACGCGGCTGGATTGAGTGGGGCGGCGGCATCGGCTGGACGAAGGACCCGTCGCTGTACCTGGACGTCACGCTGGGCGAATAG
- a CDS encoding tyrosine recombinase XerC, translating to MTTETQNSGAGGSAWNVDGFLRYLTHVRRVSPRTAEAYARDLADFSDFLAHLWGEPRAYDWAQVDYPVVRRYLAHLNRKVFAKPTLSRKLSALRALFRYLVDEGIVEHNPAALASSPRQSHHLPEILHDYELTELLAAPDPSTPDGTRDRALLELFYATGMRLSEVHGLDLDQVDFVERQIRVIGKRNKERIVFFGDPAAEALENYVDHGRRAFLARRKGEGSEAALFLNRSGGRLSTRGIARVVDKHVLHTASAHRISPHALRHTFATHLLDNGADLRAIQELLGHESLATTGIYTHVTAERLRSSYEQAHPLAAAKEHQTGDEPGEPDSET from the coding sequence GTGACAACCGAGACGCAGAACTCTGGGGCAGGCGGCAGCGCCTGGAACGTCGACGGGTTCCTACGCTATCTCACCCACGTGAGGCGCGTCTCACCACGCACCGCCGAGGCCTATGCCAGGGACCTGGCCGACTTCTCCGATTTCCTGGCCCACCTGTGGGGAGAGCCGCGGGCCTACGACTGGGCGCAGGTGGACTATCCCGTGGTTCGTCGGTACCTGGCCCACCTGAATCGCAAGGTTTTCGCGAAACCCACGCTTTCCCGGAAGCTATCTGCGCTCCGAGCGTTGTTCAGGTACTTGGTGGACGAAGGAATCGTGGAGCACAACCCCGCGGCACTTGCATCGTCCCCGCGTCAGTCCCATCACCTTCCGGAGATACTCCACGACTACGAGCTGACCGAGTTGCTTGCAGCGCCCGATCCCTCCACACCCGACGGTACTCGCGACCGGGCCCTGCTGGAGCTCTTCTACGCCACCGGGATGCGGCTCTCCGAGGTGCACGGTCTCGACCTGGATCAGGTGGATTTCGTCGAGCGGCAGATCCGGGTGATCGGCAAACGCAACAAAGAGCGAATCGTGTTCTTCGGCGATCCCGCGGCGGAGGCGCTGGAGAACTACGTCGACCACGGCCGGCGAGCCTTTCTGGCCCGGCGCAAGGGAGAAGGAAGCGAAGCGGCACTGTTTCTCAACCGGTCGGGCGGCCGACTCTCCACGCGAGGCATAGCACGAGTGGTAGACAAGCACGTGCTGCATACGGCCTCTGCGCACCGAATCTCGCCCCATGCCCTGCGTCATACCTTTGCGACGCACCTTCTCGACAATGGCGCAGACCTGCGGGCGATCCAGGAGCTGCTGGGCCACGAGAGCCTGGCGACGACCGGCATCTACACCCACGTCACGGCAGAGCGGCTGCGGAGCAGCTATGAGCAGGCACACCCGCTAGCTGCCGCGAAAGAACACCAGACAGGGGACGAGCCCGGCGAACCGGACTCCGAAACCTGA
- a CDS encoding sialidase family protein produces MMGVMLLSTFHLVPAQPLLTPAADYGRSYIATPGPGNSPAFLLESRCRIIDPAAKVTRDYYQCALCKAERTFASEDLFVVPGYDFLPVFSEGEVVVFRRGVTAGDGYREVSKPKWGGMTPRIVEGKYQVCADAAQVVTATKEAGLLVGQTEIRDEASGRIAILEYPIKTMNVDVAKGVWQSDTGPVLFPDLTVPPEEWSANLKLAYLAANAPDWAEFTVEEPTPIEVGDKEVARVWHNSRSLRLSVRNQILAPAEVQLVKPPKVIEEGGLLRVRLLPPKPGNPRNSEGDFVQLKDGRILFVYTHFTGGGGDHSTAYLAGRYSTDGGRTWTAEDVTVLANEGKMNIMSVSLNRLPSGEIALFYLRKNGLEDCRPYVRFSTDEAQTWSDPIECIATPGYYVVNNDRVIQLKSGRLVMPTALHLYTDAHLRPGVAMCYLSDDNGRTWYKSQSELHAPAKSGSGLQEPGVVELKDGRVMMLSRTDQGCHFRSYSSDGGVTWTEAEPTDILAPCSPATFKRIPSTGDLLLVWNDHSQERTLGGKRTPLTAAISHDDGVTWEHRKILEDDPDGWFCYMAMEFVGDNVLLSYCASDKGIPALAQTGIALFGVDWLYQ; encoded by the coding sequence ATGATGGGAGTGATGTTGTTGAGCACCTTCCACCTGGTGCCCGCTCAACCGCTTCTGACGCCTGCCGCCGACTACGGTCGTTCCTACATTGCCACTCCGGGACCAGGGAACTCGCCGGCCTTCCTACTGGAGTCTCGCTGCCGCATCATCGATCCCGCGGCGAAGGTGACCCGCGACTACTACCAGTGTGCCCTGTGCAAGGCCGAGCGCACCTTTGCCTCCGAGGACCTGTTCGTGGTCCCCGGCTACGACTTTCTGCCCGTCTTCTCTGAGGGCGAGGTCGTCGTGTTCCGCCGTGGCGTCACCGCCGGCGACGGCTACCGCGAGGTCTCCAAGCCCAAGTGGGGCGGAATGACCCCCAGGATCGTCGAGGGCAAGTACCAGGTCTGCGCGGACGCCGCGCAAGTGGTCACGGCAACGAAGGAAGCCGGGCTGCTCGTCGGCCAGACCGAGATCCGCGATGAGGCAAGCGGGCGCATCGCGATCCTCGAGTACCCCATTAAGACCATGAACGTCGATGTCGCCAAAGGGGTCTGGCAGAGCGACACCGGCCCGGTGCTGTTCCCCGACCTGACCGTCCCGCCGGAGGAGTGGTCGGCGAACCTGAAGCTCGCCTACCTCGCCGCCAATGCGCCGGACTGGGCCGAGTTCACCGTCGAGGAGCCCACGCCGATCGAGGTGGGGGATAAGGAGGTCGCGAGGGTCTGGCACAACTCCCGCAGCCTTCGCCTTTCCGTCCGCAACCAGATCCTGGCTCCAGCCGAGGTGCAGCTTGTGAAACCGCCGAAGGTCATCGAAGAAGGCGGGCTGCTCCGTGTTCGCCTCCTGCCTCCGAAGCCCGGCAATCCGCGCAACTCCGAGGGCGACTTCGTCCAACTGAAGGATGGACGGATACTCTTCGTCTACACACATTTCACCGGCGGTGGGGGAGACCACTCAACCGCCTACCTGGCCGGGCGCTACTCCACCGATGGCGGACGAACCTGGACCGCCGAGGACGTCACTGTGCTCGCGAACGAGGGCAAGATGAACATCATGTCGGTGTCCTTGAACCGACTGCCGAGCGGCGAGATTGCCCTCTTCTACCTGCGCAAGAACGGACTCGAGGACTGTCGCCCTTACGTCCGCTTCTCCACCGACGAGGCCCAGACCTGGAGCGACCCTATCGAGTGCATCGCGACGCCGGGCTACTACGTGGTCAACAACGATCGGGTGATCCAGCTCAAGAGCGGGCGCCTGGTCATGCCGACCGCGCTGCATCTGTACACCGATGCCCATCTGCGCCCCGGAGTGGCGATGTGCTATCTCTCGGACGACAACGGTCGCACGTGGTACAAGAGCCAGAGCGAGTTGCACGCCCCGGCGAAGTCTGGTTCAGGCCTCCAGGAGCCCGGTGTGGTCGAGCTCAAGGACGGGCGAGTGATGATGCTGTCGCGAACCGATCAGGGCTGCCATTTCCGGTCCTACTCAAGCGACGGCGGAGTGACCTGGACCGAGGCCGAACCCACGGATATCCTTGCGCCCTGTTCTCCGGCAACCTTCAAGCGCATCCCCAGTACGGGCGACCTGCTGCTCGTGTGGAATGACCACTCGCAGGAACGCACCCTGGGCGGCAAGCGCACGCCCTTGACCGCCGCCATCTCCCACGACGACGGCGTAACCTGGGAGCATCGGAAGATCCTCGAGGACGACCCGGACGGCTGGTTCTGCTACATGGCCATGGAGTTCGTCGGGGACAACGTGCTCCTCAGCTACTGCGCCAGCGACAAGGGGATACCTGCGCTGGCGCAGACCGGGATTGCGTTGTTTGGAGTGGACTGGCTCTACCAGTAG
- the hslU gene encoding ATP-dependent protease ATPase subunit HslU, whose amino-acid sequence MIADELTPRQIVAELDKYIIGQHKAKRAVAIALRNRARRREIPEELRDEVIPKNILMIGPTGVGKTEIARRLANLAHAPFIKVEATKFTEVGYVGRDVDSMIRDLVDTAYRLVEEEYFDDVWEDAEKSAEARLLDYLAGKGAPAPTTRPAPLVSAVEALDGPTQDELAEARRRSEDIQHQEERVRDFTRKRLAAGELEEEEIEIEVEESAMQTMQVFSGAGLEEMGFNMQDLLGNLFPGKKTRKRMTVAEARRVLTYQEAEKLVDQQEVTREALERVEENAIIFLDELDKIAGRESGQGPDVSREGVQRDILPIVEGSTVMTKYGPVDTSHILFIAAGAFHVAKPSDLIPELQGRFPIRVELTSLTQEDFRKILEEPQNSLVKQYTALLATEGVELEFSDDALDEIARLARAVNDTTENIGARRLYTMMERLLDELSFEAPEVGEQKVVVDAAYVLTQLKEVVEKQDLARYML is encoded by the coding sequence GTGATCGCTGACGAGCTCACCCCCCGGCAGATCGTAGCCGAGCTGGACAAGTACATCATCGGGCAGCACAAGGCGAAGCGCGCCGTCGCCATCGCCCTGCGCAACCGTGCTCGGAGACGTGAGATCCCCGAGGAGTTGCGCGACGAGGTCATCCCCAAAAACATCCTCATGATCGGGCCGACGGGCGTCGGCAAAACCGAGATCGCCCGCCGCCTTGCCAACCTTGCCCACGCACCCTTCATCAAGGTCGAGGCGACCAAGTTCACTGAGGTCGGCTATGTGGGCCGTGACGTCGACTCCATGATCCGCGACCTGGTCGACACCGCCTACCGACTCGTGGAGGAGGAGTACTTCGACGATGTCTGGGAGGACGCCGAGAAGAGCGCCGAAGCGCGCCTGCTCGACTACCTGGCAGGCAAGGGAGCGCCGGCCCCAACGACCCGTCCCGCACCCTTGGTGAGTGCCGTAGAGGCCCTGGACGGCCCGACCCAGGACGAACTCGCGGAGGCCCGTCGGCGCTCCGAGGATATCCAGCATCAGGAGGAGCGCGTCAGGGACTTCACGCGCAAGCGCCTCGCCGCTGGCGAACTAGAGGAAGAGGAGATCGAGATCGAGGTCGAAGAGTCCGCGATGCAGACCATGCAGGTCTTCTCCGGCGCCGGTCTCGAGGAGATGGGCTTCAACATGCAGGACCTGCTGGGGAACCTGTTCCCCGGCAAGAAGACTCGCAAGCGCATGACCGTTGCCGAGGCCCGGCGCGTACTGACTTACCAGGAGGCCGAGAAGCTCGTTGACCAGCAGGAGGTAACCCGCGAGGCCCTGGAGCGCGTCGAAGAGAACGCTATCATCTTCCTGGACGAGTTGGACAAGATCGCCGGACGCGAATCCGGCCAGGGCCCCGACGTCTCCCGCGAGGGCGTCCAGCGCGACATCCTGCCCATTGTCGAGGGTAGCACGGTGATGACTAAGTACGGCCCCGTCGACACGAGCCACATCCTGTTCATCGCCGCCGGAGCCTTCCATGTCGCCAAGCCCTCCGACCTCATCCCAGAGCTGCAGGGCCGGTTCCCCATCCGCGTCGAGCTGACCAGCCTGACCCAGGAAGACTTCCGCAAGATCCTTGAGGAGCCCCAGAACTCCCTTGTGAAGCAGTACACCGCCCTGCTGGCCACCGAGGGCGTGGAGCTGGAGTTCTCCGACGACGCGCTGGACGAAATCGCCCGGCTGGCGCGGGCAGTCAACGACACCACCGAGAACATCGGCGCTCGGCGCCTCTACACCATGATGGAGCGGCTGCTTGACGAACTCTCCTTCGAGGCGCCGGAGGTGGGGGAGCAGAAAGTGGTGGTCGACGCCGCCTACGTCCTTACCCAGCTCAAGGAGGTCGTCGAGAAGCAGGACCTGGCCCGGTATATGCTCTAG
- a CDS encoding reverse transcriptase-like protein — protein sequence MGAILQTDKFTQVLVSAVRRGTSVGVGLVFRRRDDTTVRRVGYLVQNLSTEQATYDAILSALTDARQQRVRGLTVYVDSAPVLDQLGRRVRVPYELMPVFVQVRCAANGLRRVRFEPASGVQGFSARRLARAALVGKETIDVRYETPLLPLSFGDDLAPRPRSAA from the coding sequence ATGGGGGCGATCCTGCAAACCGACAAGTTCACGCAGGTCCTGGTCAGCGCAGTTCGGCGGGGCACCTCGGTTGGTGTTGGTCTGGTGTTCCGGAGGCGTGACGATACCACGGTACGCAGAGTCGGGTATCTGGTCCAGAACCTCTCCACGGAGCAGGCCACCTACGACGCCATTCTCTCCGCCCTGACCGACGCCCGGCAGCAGCGGGTCCGTGGCCTCACGGTCTACGTCGACAGCGCCCCGGTCCTCGACCAGCTCGGTCGTCGCGTCCGCGTCCCCTACGAGTTGATGCCGGTCTTCGTCCAGGTGCGCTGTGCCGCCAACGGTCTGCGGCGAGTTCGCTTCGAGCCGGCCTCGGGGGTCCAGGGCTTCTCAGCCCGCCGACTGGCACGAGCCGCCCTTGTCGGCAAGGAGACCATCGACGTCCGCTACGAGACGCCTCTGCTTCCCCTGTCCTTCGGCGATGACCTTGCGCCGCGTCCCCGTTCAGCAGCCTAG
- the trmFO gene encoding methylenetetrahydrofolate--tRNA-(uracil(54)-C(5))-methyltransferase (FADH(2)-oxidizing) TrmFO, producing MSHNNTVTIIGAGLAGSEAAWQAAQQGAQVVLYEMRPDTMTPAHKTGKFAELVCSNSLKSNSLDRAGGVLKAELRRLGSLILRCADATSVPAGSALAVDRERFADMITEAVAGHPNIEVRREEVKQIPEEGLTIVASGPLTSQALARSLFGLTDQKYLFFYDAISPIVDAASIDRDKVFLASRYGKGEAAYLNCPMNEDEYNAFYDALMSAEISLHADVDPNELFEGCLPVEVIGGRGRKGLLFGPMRPVGLIDPRTGAQPYAVVQLRAENQELTMYNLVGFQTSLKYGEQDRVFRMIPGLENAEFLRHGQIHRNTYINAPTLLRPTYQFRKRDDLFFAGQVTGVEGYIESTGSGLLAGLNAARLLQGKELLELPRDTVLGALAHHICAADPEHFQPMNANFGVLPPVDESQFKAPEGRKHLTKLEKKEARGRLCLTALEAWMSRVGITSQSSG from the coding sequence ATGTCCCACAACAACACCGTGACGATCATCGGCGCAGGTCTGGCCGGTTCTGAGGCTGCCTGGCAAGCGGCACAACAGGGCGCCCAGGTTGTCCTCTACGAGATGCGGCCCGACACCATGACGCCCGCACACAAGACCGGCAAGTTCGCGGAGCTCGTCTGCAGCAACTCGCTCAAGTCCAACTCGCTGGACCGTGCCGGTGGCGTCCTCAAAGCCGAGCTGCGGCGCCTGGGTTCCCTCATCCTGCGCTGTGCCGATGCCACTTCGGTTCCGGCAGGCAGTGCGCTTGCCGTCGACCGTGAGCGCTTCGCCGACATGATCACCGAGGCCGTCGCCGGGCACCCCAACATCGAGGTCCGCCGGGAAGAGGTGAAGCAGATTCCCGAGGAGGGCCTGACCATCGTTGCCTCAGGGCCGCTGACCTCCCAGGCCCTGGCACGCTCGCTCTTCGGCCTCACCGACCAGAAGTACCTCTTCTTCTACGACGCCATCTCGCCCATCGTCGATGCTGCCTCGATCGACCGCGACAAGGTCTTCCTGGCCTCGCGCTATGGCAAGGGCGAAGCGGCCTATCTCAACTGCCCGATGAACGAAGACGAGTACAACGCCTTCTACGATGCCCTCATGTCGGCGGAGATCAGCCTCCATGCGGATGTCGATCCCAACGAGCTTTTCGAGGGTTGCCTGCCGGTGGAGGTCATCGGCGGACGCGGACGCAAGGGCCTGCTCTTTGGCCCGATGCGCCCCGTGGGCTTGATCGACCCGCGAACCGGGGCCCAGCCCTACGCCGTGGTTCAACTGCGCGCCGAGAACCAGGAACTGACCATGTATAACCTGGTTGGCTTCCAGACCTCGCTTAAGTACGGTGAGCAGGACCGCGTCTTTCGCATGATCCCGGGGCTCGAGAACGCCGAGTTCCTGCGGCACGGTCAGATCCATCGCAACACCTACATCAACGCCCCGACGCTGCTGCGGCCGACCTACCAGTTCCGCAAGCGTGACGACCTCTTCTTTGCCGGTCAGGTCACCGGCGTCGAGGGCTACATCGAGTCGACGGGCTCCGGTCTCTTGGCCGGCCTCAACGCGGCACGCCTCCTGCAGGGCAAGGAACTCCTGGAGCTGCCTCGGGATACCGTACTCGGAGCTTTGGCCCACCACATCTGCGCCGCCGATCCCGAGCACTTCCAGCCTATGAACGCGAACTTCGGCGTCCTCCCGCCCGTCGACGAAAGTCAGTTCAAAGCGCCCGAGGGCAGGAAGCACCTGACCAAACTGGAGAAGAAGGAAGCACGCGGAAGGCTCTGCCTGACGGCGCTGGAGGCGTGGATGTCCAGGGTGGGGATCACGTCGCAGTCTTCGGGATAG
- the hslV gene encoding ATP-dependent protease subunit HslV, producing the protein MKSRSTTICAVRRNGQVAIAGDGQITLGDIMVKQQTVKLRTARNGQVLVGYAGAAADALALFERLEAKLDEFSGNVQRASVELVKQWRMDRALRRLEAMLIVADRETLLLVSGTGDVIVPDGNVLTVGSGGGYAQAAAETMLRHTEMSAEEIAREAVLVASKICIYTNDQITVEVLK; encoded by the coding sequence ATGAAGAGTCGATCGACAACAATCTGCGCAGTTCGGCGCAACGGTCAGGTTGCCATCGCCGGAGACGGCCAGATCACCCTTGGCGATATCATGGTCAAGCAGCAGACCGTGAAGCTGCGCACGGCGCGCAACGGTCAGGTTCTGGTCGGCTATGCAGGTGCGGCCGCTGATGCCCTGGCCTTGTTTGAGCGTCTGGAGGCCAAGCTCGACGAGTTCTCCGGCAATGTGCAGCGCGCCTCCGTCGAACTGGTCAAGCAGTGGCGCATGGACCGCGCCCTCCGGCGTCTCGAGGCGATGCTGATTGTCGCGGACCGTGAGACGCTGCTGCTGGTCTCCGGCACTGGCGATGTCATCGTGCCTGACGGCAACGTCCTCACCGTTGGATCAGGTGGCGGCTATGCTCAGGCGGCCGCTGAGACGATGCTGCGCCACACCGAGATGTCGGCCGAGGAGATCGCCCGCGAGGCCGTGCTGGTCGCCTCGAAGATCTGCATCTACACCAACGACCAGATCACCGTGGAGGTGCTAAAGTGA